In Brevibacterium zhoupengii, the following are encoded in one genomic region:
- a CDS encoding TetR/AcrR family transcriptional regulator, with translation MPKLIDHESRREEIAAAAWRVIARDGVAGASVRTVAAEAGLSVGSLRHVFASQSQLLAFAMKLVIDRAGERVRRLPQAPSPLESAEAIAGELLPLDEDRRLEMEVYLALFSASGADPNLQEMKQDAWKRVRTTCRIIIGQVVGAEAKDRTERIETEVTLLHAVINGLASHLVWQPTELRPHDARRALVEHLQQMQARLSESSVGTPEVPTQNR, from the coding sequence GTGCCCAAGCTCATCGATCATGAGAGTCGGCGCGAGGAGATCGCCGCAGCAGCATGGCGGGTCATCGCTCGAGACGGCGTCGCCGGAGCATCTGTGCGCACAGTGGCCGCAGAAGCCGGGCTGTCCGTCGGTTCGCTCCGGCACGTCTTCGCAAGCCAGTCCCAGCTCCTCGCGTTCGCCATGAAACTGGTCATCGACCGCGCCGGCGAGCGCGTACGGAGACTTCCGCAGGCACCGAGTCCGCTGGAGTCGGCCGAGGCCATCGCGGGAGAGCTGCTTCCTCTGGACGAGGATCGACGCCTAGAGATGGAGGTCTACCTCGCCCTCTTTTCCGCGTCGGGTGCCGATCCGAACCTGCAGGAGATGAAGCAGGACGCTTGGAAGCGGGTGCGCACGACCTGCCGCATCATCATCGGCCAAGTGGTAGGCGCGGAGGCCAAGGACCGCACCGAGCGTATCGAGACCGAGGTGACTCTGCTTCACGCCGTCATCAACGGTCTGGCGTCTCATCTGGTGTGGCAGCCCACAGAACTGAGACCACACGATGCTCGGCGAGCCCTCGTCGAGCATCTTCAGCAGATGCAGGCACGGTTGTCCGAGAGTAGCGTTGGAACTCCTGAGGTCCCCACACAGAACAGGTGA
- a CDS encoding HAD family hydrolase, with product MSQPTDLHPTTVVFDLGNVLIGWDQTAPLADQLTRDEWNAFAAEADFGMLNTLADRGVPITEVIARATESDPRHGEIVAAYYDRFDQSLTGPIQGMAEVVTDLKASEIRLLGLSNWSAETFHHAPKVAPAINELEDIVVSGREKLVKPDPEIFRLLSRRFDLVPEQTVFVDDLPANIDAANQLGFVGLLFTGAQQLRNDLHTLGLLSSPANVEN from the coding sequence ATGTCTCAGCCGACCGACCTGCACCCCACCACCGTCGTCTTCGACCTGGGCAACGTGCTCATAGGCTGGGATCAGACTGCCCCTCTTGCCGATCAGCTGACCCGCGACGAGTGGAATGCTTTTGCTGCCGAGGCGGACTTCGGCATGCTGAATACGCTGGCCGATCGCGGTGTGCCGATCACAGAGGTGATTGCACGGGCGACCGAATCAGATCCACGTCATGGTGAGATCGTCGCCGCCTACTACGACCGCTTCGATCAGTCTCTGACCGGTCCGATTCAGGGAATGGCCGAGGTCGTCACCGACCTCAAGGCCTCGGAAATCAGGTTGCTGGGTCTCTCGAACTGGTCGGCCGAGACCTTCCACCATGCGCCGAAGGTCGCACCGGCGATCAACGAGCTCGAAGATATCGTGGTGTCGGGACGGGAGAAACTAGTCAAACCCGACCCTGAGATCTTCCGCCTCCTGAGCCGACGCTTCGATCTTGTTCCCGAGCAGACCGTCTTCGTCGATGACCTGCCGGCGAACATCGATGCCGCAAACCAGCTCGGGTTCGTCGGCCTGCTGTTCACCGGTGCCCAGCAGCTCCGCAACGACCTGCACACTCTTGGGCTCCTCTCCTCCCCTGCTAACGTGGAAAACTGA
- a CDS encoding amidohydrolase: MTNTGFLDTIDSQLDWQRDLYKDFHREPELGLEEHKTSERIESELKDMGLSAKRISATGLVAVIENGKGPTVLARADIDALPVSEDTGLDYSSTIDGVMHACGHDMHITSLLGAVRLLNENLNAWSGTYIALFQPSEENAAGAKAMIDDGLTSKIPKPDIAYAQHVMPMPTGTVNTKAGPVLSAGDSVKITVHGRGAHGSMPHLSVDPVVLAATIVLRLQTIVSRETDPGEFAVVTIGASNSGSKSNIIPDRAELLLNLRTYDMAVRDRIIASIERIVKGECEAAGSPKEPSFEYYDQFPLTDNDEGANDAVTKAFEDYFDDGVVLPATPATASEDFSEIPDAFEIPYAYWMIGCADADVYKKAAEAGTVNSDIPANHSPQFAPVIDPTLEIATKAQVIAALSQLGS; this comes from the coding sequence ATGACGAATACCGGTTTCCTGGACACCATCGACTCCCAGCTGGATTGGCAGCGCGACCTCTACAAAGACTTCCACCGAGAGCCCGAACTCGGTCTCGAGGAGCATAAGACTTCTGAACGAATCGAATCCGAGCTCAAGGACATGGGACTCAGCGCTAAGCGCATCTCGGCCACCGGTCTTGTCGCCGTCATTGAGAACGGCAAGGGACCGACTGTACTGGCGCGAGCCGACATCGATGCCCTCCCCGTTTCTGAGGACACCGGTCTCGACTACTCCTCCACGATCGACGGTGTCATGCACGCCTGCGGTCACGATATGCACATCACGTCCCTGCTAGGCGCAGTCCGACTGCTGAATGAGAACCTCAACGCCTGGTCAGGAACGTACATCGCCCTGTTCCAGCCCTCGGAAGAGAATGCGGCCGGCGCCAAAGCGATGATCGACGACGGGTTGACATCGAAGATCCCCAAGCCCGACATCGCCTACGCTCAGCACGTCATGCCGATGCCCACCGGAACGGTCAACACCAAGGCTGGGCCTGTGCTCTCCGCCGGTGACTCTGTGAAGATCACCGTGCACGGACGCGGTGCCCACGGGTCCATGCCCCATCTGTCTGTGGACCCTGTGGTCCTTGCCGCCACCATCGTTCTTCGCCTGCAGACCATCGTGTCTCGGGAGACCGATCCCGGTGAGTTCGCGGTGGTCACGATCGGTGCGTCGAACTCGGGATCGAAGTCCAACATCATTCCCGATCGGGCCGAACTTCTGCTCAACCTGCGCACCTACGACATGGCGGTTCGTGATCGGATCATCGCCTCGATCGAGCGCATCGTCAAGGGCGAATGCGAAGCAGCCGGCTCTCCGAAGGAACCGAGCTTCGAGTACTACGATCAATTCCCCCTCACCGACAATGATGAGGGCGCCAACGACGCGGTCACCAAGGCGTTTGAGGACTACTTCGACGACGGAGTGGTTCTGCCAGCGACTCCCGCCACCGCCTCAGAGGACTTCAGCGAGATCCCCGACGCCTTCGAGATTCCCTACGCCTACTGGATGATCGGCTGCGCCGATGCCGATGTGTACAAGAAGGCCGCCGAGGCGGGGACCGTGAACTCGGACATCCCGGCCAATCATTCGCCCCAGTTCGCCCCGGTCATCGACCCGACGCTTGAAATCGCCACCAAGGCTCAGGTGATTGCGGCTCTGTCGCAGTTGGGCAGCTGA
- a CDS encoding DapH/DapD/GlmU-related protein: protein MELKDLVKALNNGQTIAGDSPLHEVMHRSSQEALRITAELNGSYHEPDEVRQLLASLIGKPVDKTVTLFPPFHTDFGKNTTLGRRVFINSGCSFQDQGGIRIGDDSLIGHNVVLATLNHDISPDRRSDMHPGHIIIGRNVWIGANVTVLPGVTIGDNAVVAAASVVTKDVRAGTVVVGSPARVVRSVND, encoded by the coding sequence ATGGAACTCAAGGATCTGGTCAAGGCACTCAACAACGGTCAAACAATCGCCGGCGACTCGCCCCTCCACGAGGTCATGCATCGCAGCAGCCAGGAAGCACTGCGCATCACCGCCGAGCTCAACGGTTCATATCACGAACCCGACGAGGTCCGGCAGCTGCTGGCTTCGCTGATCGGCAAGCCGGTGGACAAGACCGTCACGTTGTTCCCGCCCTTCCACACCGACTTCGGGAAGAACACGACACTGGGCCGACGGGTCTTCATCAACTCCGGATGCAGCTTCCAGGACCAGGGCGGCATCAGGATCGGAGACGACAGCCTCATCGGCCACAATGTCGTGCTGGCAACCCTCAACCACGACATCTCCCCGGACCGTCGCTCAGACATGCATCCTGGCCACATCATCATCGGCCGCAACGTGTGGATCGGTGCGAATGTGACCGTGCTGCCCGGCGTGACTATCGGCGACAACGCCGTGGTTGCGGCGGCCTCGGTGGTGACCAAGGACGTGCGTGCAGGAACCGTCGTGGTCGGGTCGCCGGCACGTGTGGTGCGCTCGGTCAACGACTGA
- a CDS encoding SRPBCC family protein: MKRTMQVSDSMIIDVDALTLWEQVADPTQMPRWSPENTGAHTPAESRPLQVGEIFEGSNRRNRARWVTECVVTASEPGRRFAFEVRKIGASAPKISGGIATWSYEFEDLGDRTRVTETWSDDRTTWPDWVAEIVDRVLTGGRSFSDFQRLNINRTLTSMKDEFADLGTTGSS, from the coding sequence ATGAAGCGCACAATGCAGGTCAGTGACAGCATGATCATTGACGTCGACGCACTCACCCTCTGGGAACAGGTGGCGGATCCGACGCAGATGCCACGCTGGAGTCCCGAGAACACCGGCGCGCACACGCCTGCCGAATCCAGACCATTGCAGGTGGGCGAGATCTTCGAAGGCAGCAACCGACGCAATAGGGCACGGTGGGTCACCGAATGCGTCGTCACAGCCTCAGAGCCGGGCCGCCGATTCGCCTTCGAAGTCCGCAAGATCGGTGCGAGTGCACCGAAGATCAGCGGCGGCATCGCCACCTGGAGCTACGAATTCGAGGACCTCGGCGATCGCACACGGGTCACTGAAACGTGGAGCGATGACCGCACGACGTGGCCGGACTGGGTCGCGGAGATCGTGGACAGGGTGCTCACCGGAGGCAGATCCTTCTCCGACTTCCAGCGATTGAACATCAACAGGACGCTGACGTCGATGAAGGACGAGTTCGCGGACCTCGGGACGACAGGGTCGTCCTGA
- a CDS encoding GNAT family N-acetyltransferase, with the protein MPPNATPRLRFREMSPDDLDEMADLLGDPQVMEYYPHPKDREEAARWINWNQRSYAADGLGLWVIETHDGEFIGDCGLTWQTVNESPALEIGFHVKASAQNLGFATEAAASCRDFASSHVLASRLVAIIHHNNRHSQRVAAKIGMHRDRTLTHSSPIHLVYARDL; encoded by the coding sequence ATGCCACCGAACGCGACGCCGCGCCTGAGATTCCGTGAGATGTCACCGGACGATCTCGACGAAATGGCGGACCTCCTCGGCGATCCACAGGTCATGGAGTACTACCCACATCCCAAGGACCGTGAAGAAGCGGCCCGGTGGATCAACTGGAATCAGCGTAGCTATGCCGCGGACGGACTCGGACTCTGGGTCATCGAAACCCACGACGGCGAATTCATCGGAGACTGCGGTCTGACCTGGCAGACGGTCAACGAGTCTCCTGCCTTGGAGATCGGTTTCCATGTAAAGGCTTCTGCCCAGAATCTCGGATTTGCCACCGAGGCGGCCGCCTCTTGCCGTGATTTCGCCAGTTCACATGTGCTGGCGTCCCGGTTAGTCGCGATCATCCACCACAACAATCGGCACTCGCAGCGCGTAGCGGCGAAGATCGGCATGCACCGTGATCGCACGCTCACGCATTCGTCGCCGATCCATCTCGTCTACGCGAGGGACCTCTGA
- a CDS encoding winged helix DNA-binding domain-containing protein, with protein MSVKVTRDEVIAFRLEAQNLNRRLDERLLVAATGVCGTQNSPPGSALIALNARVSDVTREAVDTAISEDKSLLQSWSMRGAPFFFPASDLPVFTTGVLPPTEDGRRHLILGVEASLEKLEMSLAEVVDRTRDTIGSVLSGRRLTVNDLGAEIAEQIAHELPKKKRADWEREGPYAKGQPLGDGVVHFCLRVLTLQKVICFAPRDGNKAPFVLLDEWLDTDVPDVAPEDARAELLRRYLHAYGPSTRGDFASWLGVRAREGEAWWELLTEEMTEVDFARKTWVLTEDLDALQSPPTPAGIRLLPPRDPYTQGRDRETIIDKQFHRDVFKTVGEPGTILVDGRIVGTWRARKKGKKLHMSVAAFDPLSAHSKKTVEAEAEKVASLRGVTAGEVDVEFC; from the coding sequence ATGAGCGTGAAGGTCACCCGGGACGAGGTCATTGCGTTTCGCCTTGAGGCGCAGAACCTGAATCGACGCCTGGATGAGCGGTTGTTGGTCGCTGCCACCGGAGTCTGCGGGACTCAGAACAGTCCGCCCGGATCGGCTCTGATCGCGCTCAACGCCCGCGTCTCCGATGTCACCCGGGAAGCGGTCGACACTGCGATCTCCGAGGACAAGAGCCTGTTGCAGAGCTGGTCCATGCGCGGCGCACCCTTCTTCTTTCCGGCAAGCGACCTTCCCGTTTTCACCACTGGAGTCCTCCCGCCCACGGAGGATGGACGCCGCCACTTGATCCTCGGAGTCGAGGCTTCGCTCGAGAAGCTGGAGATGTCCCTCGCCGAGGTTGTCGACCGGACCCGTGACACGATCGGATCCGTGTTGTCCGGTCGCAGACTCACGGTCAACGACCTGGGAGCCGAGATTGCCGAGCAGATCGCTCACGAATTGCCGAAGAAGAAGCGCGCCGACTGGGAGCGTGAGGGACCGTATGCCAAGGGTCAGCCTCTGGGAGACGGTGTCGTTCATTTCTGCCTGCGCGTCCTCACCCTGCAGAAGGTCATCTGCTTCGCTCCGCGGGACGGCAACAAGGCACCGTTCGTGCTGCTCGATGAATGGCTGGACACGGACGTTCCCGACGTGGCTCCGGAGGACGCCCGGGCTGAGCTTCTCCGGCGCTACCTGCACGCCTATGGGCCGTCCACGCGCGGGGACTTCGCCTCGTGGCTCGGTGTGCGTGCGCGAGAAGGCGAGGCGTGGTGGGAGCTGCTCACAGAGGAGATGACCGAGGTCGACTTCGCTCGCAAAACCTGGGTCCTGACCGAGGATCTCGATGCGCTGCAGTCACCGCCCACTCCGGCGGGTATTCGCCTCCTCCCACCGCGCGATCCCTATACTCAGGGGCGCGATCGGGAGACCATCATCGACAAGCAGTTCCACCGCGACGTGTTCAAGACCGTCGGTGAGCCGGGGACCATCCTTGTCGACGGCCGAATCGTCGGCACCTGGCGAGCGCGCAAGAAGGGGAAGAAACTGCACATGTCCGTCGCGGCATTCGACCCGCTGTCGGCCCATTCGAAGAAGACGGTGGAAGCCGAGGCCGAGAAGGTGGCCAGCCTGCGCGGAGTCACTGCGGGTGAGGTCGACGTCGAGTTCTGTTGA
- a CDS encoding LysR family transcriptional regulator, whose amino-acid sequence MDTKPNDLLVLLTVSRSAKFTTAAQTLGLNHTTISRRIAALEKALGGRVLSRASGGWELTEMGEEAVRVAEQVEDAVRSLGEPGRAPDPITGVVRMTATDGFSAYVAAPAVAKLRSRHPGLSVEIVTVTRQALQQRSGLDIEVVVGEPQVHRAEAFKLGDYELGMYASRNYLAEHGTPVTEDELTEHRLVYFVDSMLQVDDLDAPRRLVPTMKDGLSSTNVFVHVEATRASAGIGFLPCFMGDLHADLVRLLPETLSERLPYWMVLRPDSMRRPAVAAVVQALRDQTVARGEALLGRGTRPVDAG is encoded by the coding sequence ATGGACACGAAGCCCAACGACCTGCTTGTGCTGCTCACGGTTTCCCGATCGGCCAAGTTCACGACCGCGGCACAAACCTTGGGCTTGAACCACACGACGATCTCCCGGCGCATCGCTGCACTGGAGAAGGCCCTCGGCGGACGCGTCCTGTCTCGAGCATCCGGCGGGTGGGAACTCACCGAAATGGGTGAAGAGGCAGTGCGCGTGGCGGAACAGGTGGAGGATGCGGTGCGTAGCCTCGGCGAACCGGGCCGTGCCCCTGACCCGATCACCGGAGTGGTCCGAATGACAGCCACGGACGGCTTCAGCGCCTACGTGGCGGCCCCGGCCGTGGCAAAGCTGCGGAGTCGACACCCCGGACTCAGCGTGGAGATCGTGACAGTGACCCGCCAGGCCCTGCAGCAGCGCTCGGGTCTGGATATCGAAGTGGTCGTCGGTGAACCCCAGGTCCACCGTGCCGAAGCGTTCAAACTCGGCGACTACGAACTGGGCATGTATGCCTCCAGGAACTATCTGGCAGAGCACGGGACCCCGGTCACCGAGGATGAGCTGACCGAACATCGGCTCGTGTACTTCGTGGACTCGATGCTCCAAGTCGACGACCTCGACGCTCCGCGTCGCCTGGTCCCCACGATGAAGGACGGATTGTCCTCGACCAATGTGTTCGTTCATGTGGAAGCCACACGTGCCAGTGCGGGCATCGGCTTCCTGCCGTGTTTCATGGGTGACTTGCATGCCGACCTGGTACGACTCCTACCAGAGACCCTGTCGGAACGGCTTCCCTATTGGATGGTGCTGCGCCCAGATTCGATGCGCCGACCGGCCGTTGCCGCCGTCGTGCAGGCACTCCGGGATCAGACGGTTGCCCGTGGTGAAGCGTTGCTAGGGAGGGGCACTCGCCCAGTAGACGCTGGCTGA
- a CDS encoding GNAT family N-acetyltransferase, producing the protein MLIRRERSGDIEAIRAVTAAAFRSAEHSAPPVEPGGDPGEATLISWLRDDPAWVPEFSLVAVEDDEIIGHVLATRAHVDSSPALGIGPVSVQPGQQGRGVGSALMHAVLGAADARGETIVGLLGEPAYYSRFGFVPASTTAVTSPESEWGDYFQIRTLSDYDGQSGTFQYAGPFDRF; encoded by the coding sequence ATGTTGATCAGACGAGAACGTTCAGGCGACATCGAAGCGATCCGCGCCGTCACCGCAGCTGCATTTCGCAGTGCAGAGCACAGTGCTCCACCTGTGGAGCCGGGAGGAGATCCTGGGGAAGCGACCCTGATCTCATGGCTTCGGGACGATCCCGCGTGGGTCCCCGAGTTCTCTCTCGTCGCCGTCGAAGATGACGAGATCATCGGGCACGTTCTGGCCACCCGTGCTCACGTCGATTCCTCCCCAGCTCTCGGCATCGGACCGGTCAGTGTCCAACCGGGGCAGCAGGGAAGAGGCGTCGGTTCCGCGCTGATGCATGCGGTGCTCGGCGCTGCAGATGCACGAGGCGAGACAATTGTCGGCCTGCTCGGAGAGCCTGCCTATTACTCGCGCTTCGGTTTCGTCCCAGCCTCGACGACAGCGGTTACCTCACCGGAGTCCGAGTGGGGCGACTACTTCCAGATCCGCACACTCTCTGACTATGACGGTCAGAGCGGCACATTCCAGTACGCGGGACCATTTGACCGATTCTGA
- a CDS encoding dihydrofolate reductase family protein, whose protein sequence is MRKLTFAMNVSLDGYVAAPGDDLGWSAPNDEVFQWWSDRVGTTELALYGRRLWEGMSSFWPHADQQRDVTPEQLEYARRWMEMPKAVFSSTLSTLGWNARLVSGDAASEIARFKSEDGGPMDIGGATLAATAMRAGLIDEYILVTYPVLVGGGTPFFTPLDSWVNMNLVETQSFPDGVHLTRYETRR, encoded by the coding sequence ATGCGGAAACTGACCTTTGCGATGAACGTGAGCCTGGACGGCTACGTCGCCGCCCCTGGAGACGATCTTGGCTGGAGCGCACCGAACGATGAGGTGTTCCAGTGGTGGTCTGACAGGGTCGGAACCACCGAATTGGCTCTGTACGGCAGGAGGCTGTGGGAAGGTATGAGCTCCTTTTGGCCACACGCCGACCAGCAGCGCGATGTCACACCGGAACAGCTTGAGTATGCCCGCCGTTGGATGGAGATGCCGAAGGCAGTATTCTCATCGACGCTCAGCACCCTAGGATGGAATGCGCGGCTGGTCTCCGGCGATGCCGCCTCGGAGATCGCCAGATTCAAGTCGGAGGACGGTGGTCCCATGGACATCGGCGGCGCCACCCTCGCCGCGACCGCCATGCGGGCCGGACTGATCGACGAGTACATTCTTGTCACCTACCCCGTCCTGGTGGGTGGAGGTACACCGTTCTTCACGCCCCTCGACAGCTGGGTGAATATGAATCTGGTGGAGACTCAGTCGTTTCCCGACGGAGTTCACCTGACTCGATACGAGACAAGGCGTTGA
- a CDS encoding NAD(P)-dependent oxidoreductase: MKYGHILWIGEKDPEVTTLLYEAAPACFQLEIASDDPQVFDEQLAQTSVIVNGAGTIDAPLMDKAPGLMFIQRVGAGIDGIDIEAAHARGIRIGNLSGLNAVSVAEHTILMMLAVSRHLVPLHNGLVAGRSNSNSYLNSSLEVTGKTIGIIGLGHIGKAVATRAAGLGMKVIYYDLVQSQQDAEISHHASFAQLDVLLQTSDVVSVHVPLTAETMSMIGEAELSTMKPGSLVLCMSRSGIVDEVALASHLERGHLAGAGIDVWSTEPPRPDDPLLALPNVVGTPHSGAQTRDAVSRCFRAAMDSIARMDVGEVVVQ; this comes from the coding sequence ATGAAATATGGCCACATCCTATGGATCGGCGAAAAGGATCCGGAAGTCACCACCTTGCTCTATGAAGCCGCGCCGGCTTGCTTCCAACTCGAGATCGCTAGCGATGATCCACAAGTATTCGATGAACAACTGGCCCAAACCAGTGTGATCGTCAATGGCGCCGGAACAATCGACGCGCCACTTATGGACAAAGCTCCAGGGCTGATGTTCATCCAGCGCGTCGGTGCCGGAATCGACGGAATTGATATCGAAGCCGCTCATGCCCGCGGAATCCGGATAGGGAATCTGTCCGGCCTGAATGCTGTGTCTGTTGCCGAACACACCATCTTGATGATGCTGGCAGTTTCGCGTCACCTTGTACCACTGCACAACGGCCTCGTGGCGGGCCGGTCGAATTCAAACAGCTACCTGAACTCATCGCTGGAAGTGACCGGCAAGACAATTGGCATCATCGGACTGGGTCATATTGGCAAGGCGGTGGCCACTCGCGCGGCTGGGCTGGGCATGAAGGTGATCTACTACGACCTAGTCCAGAGCCAGCAAGACGCCGAGATATCCCATCACGCGTCCTTTGCCCAGCTCGACGTCCTCCTGCAGACCAGCGACGTCGTCAGTGTTCATGTACCGCTCACCGCTGAGACGATGTCGATGATTGGTGAAGCTGAACTGTCTACGATGAAACCGGGATCCTTGGTTTTGTGTATGTCACGCTCGGGGATCGTTGACGAGGTAGCCTTGGCGTCACACCTGGAACGCGGGCACCTCGCCGGTGCCGGTATCGACGTCTGGTCGACGGAACCTCCTCGGCCGGATGATCCGCTTCTGGCTCTTCCCAACGTTGTTGGGACACCTCACTCAGGTGCGCAAACCCGTGATGCCGTCTCCCGTTGCTTCCGAGCAGCAATGGACAGTATTGCGCGGATGGATGTAGGCGAAGTCGTCGTTCAATAG
- a CDS encoding MFS transporter: MPTIDTRLDRIVIRKITVRIMLFLTLMYLLNQIDRGNLAFAQERMSTDLGLSNAAFGLGAGIFFIGYFIFEVPSNILLHRIGARRWLARIMVSWGLVAAAMMFTFNESSFYILRFLLGAAEAGFFPGAVYYIALWLPGRRRSQAMALLSAAGPAAYLLAGPLAGLILGLEGFAGLHGWQWLFAIEGGATVLVGILCWFVLTDRPEQAKWLSPSEKSHLLASLAESSTSHDSGKRSLSTVIREPRVVMLAGIYACIQITNAGLIFWLPSITAQIPGLSQFQLMSLSVLPYAFQVIGLFVLGRSSDRHGRRHLHVLLGVLCIVVGLCVSALTGPVAGLIALCLAFFGYGTMSAFWSLASDYLGTTAAGAGGLAFVNSVAALGGFVGPTLFGYLLDITGDTVLALCSLATFGAIAAVLTLFVKDNLSSGRGGHTADSINTSIPAPSKGASS, translated from the coding sequence ATGCCGACTATCGACACGCGTCTTGATCGAATAGTGATCCGCAAGATCACAGTGCGGATCATGCTCTTTCTGACCCTGATGTATCTGCTGAACCAGATCGATCGAGGGAATCTCGCCTTCGCGCAAGAGCGGATGTCAACTGATCTGGGCCTCAGCAACGCAGCGTTCGGCCTTGGGGCTGGCATCTTCTTCATCGGGTATTTTATTTTCGAGGTACCAAGCAACATCCTGCTTCATCGGATCGGCGCACGCCGCTGGTTGGCACGCATCATGGTCAGCTGGGGTCTGGTCGCCGCGGCGATGATGTTCACTTTCAACGAGTCCAGCTTCTATATCCTTCGATTTCTCCTGGGCGCCGCGGAGGCGGGCTTCTTTCCCGGCGCTGTCTATTACATTGCCCTGTGGCTCCCCGGCCGGCGCCGGAGCCAGGCAATGGCCTTGCTCAGCGCCGCTGGCCCGGCGGCATACCTGTTGGCCGGACCCTTGGCAGGATTGATACTGGGACTCGAAGGATTCGCCGGCCTTCACGGCTGGCAGTGGCTCTTCGCTATCGAGGGGGGCGCCACCGTGCTCGTCGGAATCCTTTGCTGGTTCGTTCTGACGGACCGACCGGAGCAGGCAAAGTGGCTTTCTCCGTCCGAGAAGTCGCATCTGCTCGCCAGCCTTGCGGAGTCCAGCACCAGCCACGATTCGGGTAAGCGTAGCTTGAGCACCGTGATTCGCGAGCCGCGAGTTGTGATGCTGGCTGGCATATACGCGTGTATCCAAATCACGAATGCCGGACTCATCTTCTGGCTGCCCAGCATCACTGCTCAGATCCCGGGCCTGTCTCAATTCCAGCTGATGTCCCTGTCAGTGCTCCCCTACGCCTTCCAAGTCATTGGACTCTTCGTTCTGGGGCGTTCCTCGGACCGCCATGGCCGGCGTCACCTGCACGTCCTGCTAGGGGTGCTCTGCATCGTCGTCGGTCTGTGTGTCAGCGCACTCACCGGCCCGGTCGCGGGACTCATTGCTCTGTGCTTGGCATTCTTCGGATACGGCACCATGTCCGCGTTTTGGTCGCTGGCGTCTGACTACCTCGGAACCACTGCGGCAGGAGCCGGCGGACTGGCTTTCGTCAATTCGGTCGCGGCACTGGGCGGTTTTGTCGGGCCAACACTATTTGGATACCTGCTGGATATCACCGGTGACACAGTGCTCGCGCTGTGTTCACTGGCGACGTTCGGCGCGATCGCAGCAGTTCTGACCCTGTTTGTGAAGGACAATCTGTCCTCCGGGCGAGGCGGACACACCGCTGACAGTATCAATACATCCATCCCCGCGCCTTCGAAAGGGGCATCATCATGA
- a CDS encoding FadR/GntR family transcriptional regulator, which yields MATYLVQQTLDGLGRDIVAGKLPEGHVVTAQQLATELGVSQPVVRESIRVLQSIGLVSSVKRVGVKVLASSSWNYFDPLVIKWRLDSEASFAQLRSLNELRTAVEPVAASLAATHAPDAITTQLLRLAGELRAEVRAGNQQRFIEVDMLFHTTILEASGNEMFRMLAGPMGLTVSARNNLGLLPELPDEASMQLHVDLADAIQGHRSSDARDTAWRLVCAINEELESTWRTTPRFYPTD from the coding sequence ATGGCTACCTATCTCGTTCAGCAGACTCTTGATGGCCTCGGTCGGGACATCGTCGCGGGCAAGCTCCCGGAGGGCCACGTGGTGACCGCTCAGCAGTTGGCCACGGAGTTAGGCGTATCACAGCCAGTAGTCCGAGAATCCATCCGCGTCCTGCAATCGATCGGGTTGGTCAGCAGTGTGAAGCGGGTAGGGGTCAAAGTCTTGGCATCTTCGTCCTGGAACTATTTCGATCCACTGGTCATCAAGTGGCGACTGGACAGTGAAGCGAGCTTCGCGCAGTTGCGATCGCTGAACGAATTGCGGACGGCTGTGGAACCTGTGGCAGCCTCGCTGGCTGCCACGCACGCCCCCGATGCGATCACCACGCAGCTGCTCCGGCTTGCCGGTGAACTCCGCGCTGAAGTACGCGCCGGAAACCAACAGCGATTCATCGAGGTGGACATGTTATTCCACACCACAATCCTCGAGGCCTCAGGTAACGAGATGTTCCGTATGCTCGCAGGCCCCATGGGCCTGACTGTCTCCGCGCGAAACAATCTGGGACTGCTCCCGGAACTTCCTGACGAGGCGTCGATGCAGCTGCACGTCGATCTCGCCGACGCAATCCAAGGCCACCGCTCATCCGATGCTCGTGATACTGCTTGGCGCCTTGTCTGTGCCATCAATGAGGAGCTGGAATCGACGTGGCGGACAACGCCGCGCTTTTATCCGACCGACTGA